The proteins below come from a single Dermatophilaceae bacterium Soc4.6 genomic window:
- a CDS encoding ABC transporter ATP-binding protein, with translation MTTTTSPRAASPAPSGDATAYLSLRDVKVHFPTDDGLVKAVDGLSFDLQRGKTIGIVGESGSGKSVTSQAILGLHRGTRARASGQVILDGEDLMTVKDERLRQLRGNRMAMVFQDPLSALHPYYTVGSQIVEGIRVHHSDMSKSAAKKRAVEMLGRVGIPSPARRADQYPHEFSGGMRQRAMIAMALANDPSLLIADEPTTALDVTVQAQILDLMRDLQREFGSAIIMITHDLGVVAEMADDILVMYGGKAVEYGPVNEVFYRPSHPYAWGLLTSMPRLDRARKARLDPVPGNPPSLINVPSGCAFHPRCAFRDQVSDDRCRTTVPELQESQPGHLDRCHLSTGQQTQLFDSVIKPRL, from the coding sequence ATGACCACCACCACGAGCCCCCGTGCAGCGTCGCCCGCCCCGTCGGGTGACGCCACCGCCTACCTCTCCCTGAGAGACGTCAAGGTGCACTTCCCGACCGACGACGGCCTGGTCAAGGCCGTTGACGGCCTGTCCTTCGACCTCCAGCGGGGCAAGACGATCGGCATCGTCGGCGAGTCGGGCTCCGGCAAGTCGGTCACGAGCCAGGCCATCCTCGGTCTGCACCGGGGCACGAGGGCCCGGGCCTCCGGACAGGTGATCCTCGACGGCGAGGACCTGATGACCGTCAAGGACGAGCGCCTGCGGCAGCTGCGCGGCAACAGGATGGCCATGGTCTTCCAGGACCCCCTCTCGGCGCTGCACCCCTACTACACCGTGGGCTCCCAGATCGTCGAGGGGATCAGGGTCCACCACTCCGACATGTCGAAGTCGGCGGCCAAGAAGCGCGCCGTCGAGATGCTCGGTCGGGTGGGCATCCCCAGCCCGGCGCGCCGGGCCGACCAGTATCCCCACGAGTTCTCCGGCGGCATGCGGCAGCGCGCCATGATCGCGATGGCCCTGGCCAACGACCCCTCGCTGCTGATCGCCGACGAGCCGACCACCGCGCTCGACGTGACGGTGCAGGCCCAGATCCTCGACCTGATGCGCGACCTGCAGCGCGAGTTCGGCTCGGCGATCATCATGATCACCCACGACCTCGGGGTCGTCGCCGAGATGGCTGACGACATCCTGGTGATGTACGGCGGCAAGGCGGTCGAGTACGGCCCGGTCAACGAGGTCTTCTACCGCCCGAGCCACCCCTACGCCTGGGGTCTGCTCACCTCGATGCCCCGCCTCGACCGGGCCCGCAAGGCGCGGCTCGACCCGGTGCCCGGCAACCCGCCGTCGCTGATCAACGTGCCGTCGGGGTGCGCCTTCCACCCGCGGTGCGCCTTCCGCGACCAGGTGTCGGACGACCGCTGCCGCACCACCGTGCCCGAGCTCCAAGAGTCCCAGCCGGGTCACCTCGACCGGTGCCACCTGTCCACGGGCCAGCAGACGCAGCTGTTCGACTCCGTGATCAAGCCACGACTGTGA